tctcctgattgccccatcaaggatggatatggacagggacaagatggcggagaggatattacacctcacactagagatcctcttccggcttactggagaggtgagagattctgatgacgtcacattacatcattcttatctatgggaataacagatggacagaactggagaggtgaggactttggaaatgtctggagtgagatttattactgtgtctctccataaccaggattacacagtagtgaagaagacctctagtgagcgctgtcaggcccctgtgtctgagggatggggaagacccctgagcccaatcacggggcctccgcctcaccccccgatacatgaggacatcaatgaccagaagatcctagaactcacctacaagatgattgagctgctgactggagaggtgacactgctgggaatgctgggacattatacagtaacgctatgaagggatcgggggtgacggtatcattgtatgtgtcaggttcctataaggtgtcaggacgtcaccgtctatttctccatggaggagtgggagtatttagaaggacacaaagatctgtacaaggacgtcatgatggaggatccccagtccctcacatcaccaggtaatagaaaggactaaatacacacggcctataattatctgtatgtaaggaatgaattcagtccctgtatgtgtctcctccagttctatccagtaagaggacaacaccagagagatgtcgacgtcctcttctcccacaggactgtaaacaagaagatcccgatgttcctcaggatcatcaggtagatggagagaaggtgccatgaaatctccctatgatgtgtagacggctgtgaaggtcttgtgctcagtcttgttttatcctccggtattatatgtgttatacttgtgtaatgagagcggtggagatggcaggattagagctgatcatagatgtgacttctccatctgtctgtgacttttacaatatttgtttcagggtgaagatctgccccatattaatactacagagacatatgtgaggggtgatgagcggagtaaagaggagatttctacagataaccgcccaggtgagtagtgaccactaaatgcagagaagtcacagattcttctcagtcaccggctgtggctgctttatcagggttgtagtctggTCATagaaaatggtcaccattctgctgctagaccaccacatgctcctccacccaaaactgtccccattattttgggcattggacgctcttctgttggagtgagatctgtatcagtcatatcttacaggtaggatccatcctatcccctgaaattagaagatgTTGACTCTTTGCTGCCCAGATCTTTAATCTgtaaagccaaatgacagcgtacgtagaaagtgcagacaacttagaaaatcatgggaagaaaaatctaatctgtatggtggacctctaagagaaagcggagggtaatgatgctggtgacctccTAGAATCTCGGCATCTCATTGAtgaatcttccttctctcccttctgctgaatGTACTGATCGGATTGTTACAAAGGTCCAGTCTTGTGAAACTTCCCATTTATGACGAGACACCATTCCATGAGCGGTGAAGTTCCTACTTTCCGGGCAGTCACAATACATGTGaaatagatctgaagcctctgagtTACACATGGGACATTTAGAAGATTTAATATTACCTATCTCGGGCATAAAAGCTGAGGATGGTGTAACCTGTGAATTACCATAGATTGAAACCTGCTCTCATTTTCTTAGAGAGAAGAACGTTAGCAGAatttataattatttttcattGTTTATGGTACAAtaagtttttatttaattattcaAGAATTGACAAATATTTTGTACAAATATAATTTTGAATACAAAACACGAGACACAATAATGTCATACAAAAGGGGGTAGAGAAGAAGAGCACACACTATAAAACATAAAATATACAAACACATAAGGGGAAGAAAAGCATCAATTTAAGTACAAAAAGCCTCATATCATTACTAGATGTAACATGGATTGGTTAACCAAGTCTCAAAGTCAGGAGAGGTAAAGGAAGACCGGggtaactgactcgcccaccccagggctatgggacacccggtgccgggcttggactagtccggtggtagtcagtggtggctgggcccggctccgtggccctggtgggtgtcagtatattatgtggcttagtgaataaagtttgtgttcgtgacgccacctgtggtatgcggctattaagccgccgctgctgtgtgaggccaccgggatgatgttatggcagcaatggtggtactgctccccacagatggagcaatgcccggggcacagttggtgcttgtgaatgtctatgcagctggaataacagagaccacttcaagggtgcagttcaagttctttactcacaattcttgtcacagcgctgtagggacccttggactgctgggaccactgtcagggacctccgccgtttctgggtgattctgagagtgaaagccggtacccttctcttagtgtctctttcttctgctgtcttccttagccttgcctttactaggataaacctggcttggcctccactacagcctccaggctggggggtcacctgtcggctgattaccccttttctggaagttctgctatgggttctggcccggggagtctacaacgttccctgggcctcggtttttactgtttggagatgatctttgcactcctccagtctctagggaccgtcccctgtcgcagcttgatccctccaccgatgtccttgtggaacaggccaccgtagctctaaactgccccgacagctatacagactacccgtggccctgcgactccttctgtctcctacgtggtgtcacctggacctctgggtcccaggatcttcaccaggaagcgtctccttctgtttctctgctcctgtctgacttggagctttctttccttccttttctcctccttgcctgcctccagcaggcctcctcctccttccccactctctcgttcttcttccccaactacatgctggctcttcacaatctccctccctgaggtagactgactaacctagaccttcctctctgtccctgctctcagatggctccttccACCTCCCcatttgctctgttctaccctataggagcagggatgggtcttacgacccctcccagcatgcagcatgggagggttgtctgccactttccctggtcccagtgtgttcctagcaatgggtgtagtgtggatttaccaggggaccggagttcactctcttcctctctcagaatggggcatcacaccgctggatggggtgcaatgacctgtggcgacggaagcctcaggggcgccacataaccatGTCCTCATATTCACTCAGAATGGAGACAATCCTATGAAATTATTACATTTTCCATCCGTATTAAAAAGTCCACAGATGCAGCCAATTCCAGCTTAGAGGGGAGAGGATGATCTCCAGTGTCTAGAGATGACTTGCCTCATTGCTGTCAGAGATATTCAGAAGAGACCTTTCTTGATGGATGAAACTGACATTGGAAATATGGAAAGTAACGCTGCTTCTGGAGAGTTCTGTAGTGTTGTATCAAAGAGTTTATTAAAGAGGTCCAAGATTTTGTCCTGAAGATGGTTAATACCTGAACAGGCCCACCGAATATTGGTCATATTGCCCACAGCTGAGTCACATCTCCAACACTTATCAGATGTACCAGGCAACATGTGATGAATACGCTCGGGGGTCTTATACCACCTGGACATGAACTTATAGTTCATCTCTTGGATATGgtactagagaggaaaagaagcaggcattggcactcagctcaatatagaatgcatgacaatcaatatataaataaccagaaatcttttattgaaaacataccccaataaaaacatttaaaaggcaaaaaacaccagaCAAGAAAAACAATGATTTGCTGTTGTGCTATACAATGATGCAAAGTATTAACCAGCAAAGGACAAAATGGTATGGGTGAACCCCCCGACTTCTGATTGCTACCTTGATCACTTAGGCTCTTAACAGTGATGTACTTCTGTTATGGTGGGTTATTTCATTTGTGCAATTATCCAGCTGTGCCATTAAATGTGTATGTTTTTGCATCTTTTGAATGGACTCATTGATATGTCCTATGGCTATTTTGTCCTTTGCTGGTTAATACTTTGCATCATTGTATAGCACCACAGCTAATCATTGTTTTTCTTGtctggtgttttttgccttttaaatgtttttattggggtatgttttcaataaaacatttctggttatttatatattgattgtcatgcattctatattgagctgagtgccaatgcctgcttcttttcctctctagtaGCAATTGTTTACAGCAGACTGTGCACCCTCATTTTCTTATATTGGTTGGCTGTGCATTCCCTTTTTCTTGCTTCATCTCTTGGATATGACAAGATACAGAGATCTTACGAGTAACAGTAAAGATCTCATCCCACTCGGCAGAAGAAAGTGATTTATTGCGCTCCCATTCACACGCCCCATGAAATGGAGCCGGGGTGTTTAAAGCATAACCATGATCTTAATTTTTATATCATAAATAATTAGTGCCAATGAAAGTAAGCAATTCTGTCATATATCTTATTCTCTGGAGGAATTGATCAGTTAAAATTTTCAatcctgaggtaaaatctgtattcaatgaagactttcccattactgaggtagGAGATGGCGGTTGTTACTGATGAGACTCTATGATGATGACAGGAGCCAGAAGCAGAGGGAGAAGCTGGAcacggaggagctagaggcagagggaggagctagaggcagagctcctcccaCTTGTATCCACATAGAATCCCATCAGAATGATAGAGAATTCCCCCGGTGATCTCAGCCAGTGACTGCAAAACTTTGATCCCAAATGGTCTTTGTTCTGTGTTGAGGAAATAAATGTGAGCAATACACACTCTAAAGAAAATGTATCAACTGTCCGAATCAACTTGCGACTCCAAAATCTGGTGTGTAAGGGATTTGTGGAAAGCAATAGAAACACCCTTCGATTTATTATTTGGGTTAGTAGAAAGGGAACAGACATTGTAGTATCTATTCGAATACGTAAAAACTGAAGAGAACTTAATGTTTGTTTCCGAAAGCATATCTATTGAGACCCTTTTTTATGTAGATACTAATATATCTGACTCTTTTTCATAAGACTATTTACAATATAAGATGTAAATGTTAACTTAGCCATAGTCACAATTAGAAAAAGGGAGGGAGAATGACTAAGATAGGATATAGACGAGACAAACCTGGGGAGAAATGCGATATTCGAAGGGACAACTTCCATAGGCCACACTAAACTGTTAACTCCTAGCAGGAGAAAACTGAACCTTATGAACAGGTCCCAATATCTAAGTGGGGTTAAAGAACCCAAGACAGGGACCCGTATTACTCAAATACCCAAAATATGTATAGTATACCCACCAATATAGAGAGAATCAAGACGAAAGAGAGAAAGCAGAAAAAAAAGATAATCAGAGTAGGAAATGAAGTGACAATGATACattaggtgtaaaaaaaaaaaagaaatacaaataCTTCCTGATACAAATTCTCAAATCAAACTCCTGCCTACCATTTATAGGCATCAATAATGACTGAATTGTAAATCTAGTGATAGTAATAAGTACAGATCAGTCATCCTGGAGAAGACCTCATGTCTCTGAGATGCCCATCACTGAGGGATAAGCGTTGCAATTTTGGTGACTTTCTCTGTTTCCCAATTAGCATGTGGGATTAAAGGAGGTAGAGTACGAAGTGTCGGCCTTTCTGGCAGATGGATCTGAGTCGAAGGTAGATCATTTGGTCAGGAGGTCCCCCAAGTTTTTGAATTCTGCGGATCGGCCATATTGTTTTGCAAAAAGTTGAAATGAGGAAACGCCCAGTGGTAGGAGAACCCTTTGGTCTCAAAGTAACTCAGTGAGTGGTTATTAGGCTTTACGAAGTTGAAGTGTGCTCCTGGCCAGATCTGGGAGGATAACAATGTCATAGTCTTCCAGTTGTATGTTCTATTTAGATCTTGCAGCTTGCAAAATAGTTTACTTCTCCTTGTAAAAATGAATGCAGGACACATCATCACGTGGTCTTCAGGCCAAGGTGGATTTGGGACCAGTATCTCTGAATTATATCAATTTCCATAAGCGAGTCCTCTTTCCTCCCAAGTAATTCATAGGATAAAGTATTAATGGTTTTCTCCCGCATATGGGAAGAGATTTCTTCAGACAGGCCACAAATACAGAGATGGCTGTCTGTCACCTTTAAATGTTAGAATATCTGAGATCTGACATCTGTTCAGATATAAGATATTGGTCCTCTATTGTTACATATAAAAATGTTGCGTCAGACTCTAGGTTATCCACTCTGATGCCCACTTGTGTGATGTCCTGTTTAACAGAATACAGGGCCCGGGTCTGAGTCTCCTCTAGTCTATTAAACATGGCCTCCAGGTCCTGCTTTGTGGGGATTGAGCACAGATATTCTTTCCAATCTCCTTGAAAGAGGATTGTGATAAACTGCACAAAGAACATGACACCTACGCCATGATAAATTGCTAAGCTGTGCGTGGTTGATGGCTCTAAAATACATTTAATCACATGAACAGGATCGTCATTAATTCTATTATGTTTGCAATCCTAAGAAATTCAGATTACTGTACAATATGGGGAGCACTAATACTTCCTCTACTTTTCTCGCGAAAACTCATAGTAGCTCCAATGGTTTATCTTAAATGCGTACAACTCCGCTTTACTGGACTAGGTTAAAAAGTTCTCTCTAATtgtctaatatttcttcaagaaactcatctgacagaagatattggcccatgcaatagtttggattgccgagagcccctgagccacatactgtaattactccagatgtgtcacctctagttgctaaatcactgacggtgaaggctgtcggggtGGAGGGCGGTCATGTTAGTAGATGTGTTAtgtctatagtcacagttttctctatagtagttagtaccaaagccgctcttatttcatggctttccactgcagccagttttctgctcctatccaggccccatttctccaatctcACATCTGTCACTGTACataacacctttgtaatgctgaatctgctcccagtgtttctgagatttttttcgtgacacattttaCTTTATCTTAGCTGTAATGTAAGATTCATTTGTCTCCtgttcacttaaaaaaaaaaagtctgaaattcGCTTCAAACATTGCTTTTGGATGTTCTTAAAACAAATAGTGATACCACAACATATAGTCAATAAATAGCATTTACCGTATTCTGCTTTAGCCTAAATTACTATTTTGACTGTAGAGGCAGTCTCTGAGTGGATGTTGTAGAGGGAAAATTTCAAATATACCATTATACTGCCCAATACATAGCACCCAGCTTGGGCTTCAGGAAACACGCAAACCTTAAATGTTTGTGGGTTTTGTGGATTTTTATGGATTGGATTATGAAGCCACATCATTTTTCAAGAGTTTTCAGCTATAACCAATGTGGAAACACCCTATCTTTTTAACTGATGGAGTAGACGTTTTTTGGTTTAATTTTGGTGACAAATCATTTGTTGGATTATTATTCAAATATTTGagaggcaaaatgaacaaagagggttgaacatcatggtctactgGTTTCTGCTCAGAGGTCTAGTGTTAAATTGTGAACTGTTTTTGTTTCAGTAAATATAATTTATAGATTGCTACATAACTTGCAATTTCTATAGCTATTTTAGAAATTATAtccttacatttttatatattaaaaatatttttttgttcttggcagatgactgcacCAGGAGATCAGAAGCACAGCTGACttcttcaatttttaaatcagatgatcTTGATATCACACAAGCAATTACTGAAGCAAATACCATTGCTCCAGATAAAGCATCATCTCTTcaaagcaaagatctatcatctgattattttaaacaggtcctatcttctgatttatcacagactattaagaaaaataaaagtcacaaaacaGGCATTCAAAATAGAAGTGCTCTTACAGGAAAGAAGCCATTTTCAGCTTTAGAATctgaaaaaatacataaaaaaaatcacacaggggtgAAAGGATTTTCTTCAGAGTCTGTTAGTTATCAGAGAATTAGCACAAggaagaagtcattttcatgttcagaatgtggaaaatgttttgcatgcAAATCATATTttgttagacatcaaagaactcacacaggggagaagcctttttcatgttcagaatgtggcatatgttttgcacagaaatcaaattttgttacacatcagagaactcacacaggagagaagcctttttcatgttcagaatgtgggaaatgttttgcacataaacaacagtttgttacacatcagagaactcacacaggagagaagccattttcatgttcagaatgtgggaaatgttttacacgtaaatcacatcttattatacatcaaagaactcacacaggagagaagcctttttcatgttcagaatgtggcatatgttttgtacagaaatcaaattttgttgcacatcagagaactcacacagggaagaagcctttttcatgttcagaatgtgggaaatgttttgcacgtaaatcacattttgttacacatcagagaactcacacaggagagaagcctttttcatgttcagaatgtgagaaatgttttgcacgtaaatcacattttcttacacatcagagaactcacacaggagagaagcctttttcatgttcagaatgtgagaaatgttttgcacgtaaatcacattttgttacacatcagagaactcacacagggaagaagcctttttcatgttcagaatgtgggaaatgttttgcaaataaacaacattttgttacacatcagagaactcacacaggagagaagcctttttcatgttcagaatgtgagaaatgttttgcacgtaaatcacattttgttacacatcagagaactcacacaggagcgaagcctttttcatgttcagaatgtgagaaatgttttgctaataaacaacattttgttacacatcagagaactcacacaggagagaagccattttcatgttcagaatgtaagaaATGTTTTACACGTAAATCACTTCTTGTTatgcatcagagaactcacacaggagagaagcctttttcatgctcagaatgtgggaaatgttttgcacgttATTCatattttgttacacatcagagaactcacacaggggagaagccattttcatgttcagaatgtgggaaatattttgcacGCAAATCTGATTTTgtttcacatcagagaactcacacagattAGAAGCCTTTTCATgatagaatgtgggaaatattttacataCAAATGCAATCTTTTTGAACATCACAAAAATCACACGGGTggaagccattatcatacctagacgTTTTAGAAATGTTTTACTTGAAAATCATAATTTGTTTACCATTAAgaaaaattcacacagggagaagccatatacaggtgcatctcagaatattatcaaaaagttaatttatttcagtaattcaatataaaaagtgaTACACATATAGTTATATAGCATCATTAcaaacacagtgatctatttcaagtgtttatttctgttaatgtttatgattatggcttacagccaatgaaaacacaaaagtcattatctcagaaaattagaataattaccacaacgcacctgcaaaggcttcctaagtgttcaaaatggtcccttaatctggttcagtaggctacacaatcatggggaagactgctgacttaagaGATGTTcagaaggcaatcattgacacactccacaaggagggtaagcaacgaaaggtcattgctaaagaagctggctattcagagagtgctgaatccaagcatattgatggtaagttgagtggaaggaaaaagtgaggtagaaaaaggtgcacaagcaaccgggataaccgcagccttggtaggattgttaagaaaaggccatttcaaaatttgggggagattcacaaggagtagactggtgctggagtcagtgcttcaagagccaccacacacagacgtacacaggacatgggctacaactatggattccttatgtcaagccactcatggccaattaacaacgccagaagcgtcttacctgggccaaggagaaaaagaattggacttttgctcagtagtccaaggtgttgttttcagatgaaagtatattttgcaattcatttgaaaatcaatgtgccagagtctggaggaagagtggagaggacacaacccaagctgcttgaggtctagtgtgaagtttatacaatcaatgatggtttggggagccatgtcatctgctggtgtaggtccgctctgttttatcaagaccaaagtcagtgcagccgtctaccaggaaattttagcggACTTCATGCTTCACTCTACcagcaagctttttggagatggagatttaattttccagcaggacttggcacctgttcacactgccaaaagtaccaaaacctggtttaataaccacagtatgactgtgcttgattggctatgggatattgtcaagaggaagatggggaacaccagacccaacaatgcagatgagctgaatgctgcaatcaaagcaacctgggcttccataacaactcagcagtgacacaggctgatcgcctccaggccacgccgcattgatgctgtAATTCATCCAAAAGGAGCCCCGAACAAGTATTGAGTAGATTTACTATAAAAccattttttttcagttggtcttagataatattctaattttcttagataatgattgttgggttttcatttgctgtaagccataatcatcaacattaacaaaaaataaccacttgaaatagatccctctgtgtgtaatgactatataatgtataggaatagatccctctgtgtgtaatgactatataatttataggaatagatccctctgtgtgtaatgactgtattaacttcactttttgtattgaattactgaaataaattaactttttgatgattttctaattaattgagatgcacctgtagttgACAAAGTGTAGAAGAAAACACAAAAGAGACGGTCAAAGTAGAGGAAAGTAAGAAAACAAGAAAGGAAAAGCATGTTAGAAGTTACATTacaattataatatatacagttactaatagacgtctgttttctaaaaatccaataaaaagcaatattccatgtgcattgAACATTCACATTTTtagacactgatgagcaaaagggttaaaatgttttaaacttttaattTCAGGCTCCatttttcaccatccactacagctttgaatgtgagactcccatcattttataaacaatcatcttggctatctcatacatgaatGTGACTTgtgactatttagcatatgattagtgatgcagattcttctcatgtcactgcatttttctgttttgctcctaaaaataaatttttttattaatttgttaGGGTTTGGAAATCCACCTTTTGGATTCCAACACTGCTTGAATTCTTCTCTGCATGTTctggatcagattcaagcatgtctccaccgaaatctgatcccaggtctcttctacacggtcCCAATGTTTGTGCATACTGGTCTACTCTTTTGAgtatgtatatagctttttctttaactctaaccacaagtgttcaattgggtcgaGGACTCGGGACTGTGGGGACTATCTACTTTATTGTCAtttaaccatttcttcaccaatctcaaattatgctctgggttgttgtcctgctgcaatattgtcatccttttcatacccatagtattgGAGTGTATGAAGTAAGTTGAAATAAtatatagctcaacattgagatcACCCATGATCCCGATCAAGTATGtcctgcctttggctgtgaaacaactccaTATCATCAAGCTTCCTCCACTAAACTTGATAGTTCCCTCAATTTCTCCATCCATTACCCCATCTTTCCCTTGTTTGTTCCAGACtcatttgcacctatcagagcttagtctattgacttttgtttcATCACTCGAAATCACCAGTTTCCAGTCTTCTActatccacttttcatactttttgcaaGCTCAAGGTGACACTTGTTACAATAATTTTGAAGcacaggcttcttcaccttttttttggaCAAccgttccagacttgtgtaatgtgcgtcgTACGGTACTTGCATGAACGTC
The genomic region above belongs to Anomaloglossus baeobatrachus isolate aAnoBae1 chromosome 5 unlocalized genomic scaffold, aAnoBae1.hap1 SUPER_5_unloc_13, whole genome shotgun sequence and contains:
- the LOC142258836 gene encoding uncharacterized protein LOC142258836 isoform X1 — translated: MDMDRDKMAERILHLTLEILFRLTGEDYTVVKKTSSERCQAPVSEGSGRPLSPITGPPPHPPIHEDINDQKILELTYKMIALLTGEVPIRCQDVTVYFSMEEWEYLEGHKDLYKDVMMEVPQPLTSPVLSSKRTTPERCPRPLLPQDCNQEDPDVPQDHQVPATSDPLSGDLLYKRILLIAPSRMDMDRDKMAERILHLTLEILFRLTGEDYTVVKKTSSERCQAPVSEGWGRPLSPITGPPPHPPIHEDINDQKILELTYKMIELLTGEVPIRCQDVTVYFSMEEWEYLEGHKDLYKDVMMEDPQSLTSPVLSSKRTTPERCRRPLLPQDCKQEDPDVPQDHQGEDLPHINTTETYVRGDERSKEEISTDNRPDDCTRRSEAQLTSSIFKSDDLDITQAITEANTIAPDKASSLQSKDLSSDYFKQVLSSDLSQTIKKNKSHKTGIQNRSALTGKKPFSALESEKIHKKNHTGVKGFSSESVSYQRISTRKKSFSCSECGKCFACKSYFVRHQRTHTGEKPFSCSECGICFAQKSNFVTHQRTHTGEKPFSCSECGKCFAHKQQFVTHQRTHTGEKPFSCSECGKCFTRKSHLIIHQRTHTGEKPFSCSECGICFVQKSNFVAHQRTHTGKKPFSCSECGKCFARKSHFVTHQRTHTGEKPFSCSECEKCFARKSHFLTHQRTHTGEKPFSCSECEKCFARKSHFVTHQRTHTGKKPFSCSECGKCFANKQHFVTHQRTHTGEKPFSCSECEKCFARKSHFVTHQRTHTGAKPFSCSECEKCFANKQHFVTHQRTHTGEKPFSCSECKKCFTRKSLLVMHQRTHTGEKPFSCSECGKCFARYSYFVTHQRTHTGEKPFSCSECGKYFARKSDFVSHQRTHTD